From the genome of Hymenobacter cellulosilyticus, one region includes:
- the rpsL gene encoding 30S ribosomal protein S12 produces MPTINQLVRKGREKLTTKSKSPALDSCPQRRGVCTRVYTTTPKKPNSAMRKVARVRLTNGKEVNAYIPGEGHNLQEHSIVLIRGGRVKDLPGVRYHIIRGALDTAGVNGRTQRRSKYGAKRPKPGQPAATGKGGKPAPGKKK; encoded by the coding sequence ATGCCTACCATTAACCAATTAGTACGAAAAGGCCGCGAGAAGCTGACGACGAAGTCAAAGTCGCCGGCTCTTGACTCGTGCCCGCAGCGCCGTGGCGTTTGCACCCGGGTGTACACCACCACGCCTAAGAAGCCGAACTCGGCTATGCGTAAAGTAGCCCGTGTGCGCCTCACCAACGGCAAAGAAGTTAACGCCTACATCCCTGGTGAAGGCCACAACCTGCAGGAGCACAGCATCGTGCTGATCCGTGGTGGCCGTGTGAAAGACCTTCCCGGTGTGCGTTACCACATCATCCGTGGCGCTCTGGACACCGCCGGTGTAAACGGCCGTACCCAGCGTCGCTCGAAGTATGGCGCCAAGCGTCCCAAGCCAGGTCAGCCTGCTGCTACGGGCAAAGGCGGCAAACCAGCACCCGGCAAGAAAAAGTAA
- the rpsG gene encoding 30S ribosomal protein S7, protein MRKSKPKKRILLPDPKYKETLVTRFVNYMMYDGKKNLAYTIFYDACELVEQRTKENGLEMWRKALNNVMPTVEVKSRRVGGATFQVPIEVRPDRRISVGAKWMIQYARRRGEKTMKDKLAGEIIAAAKGEGASVKKKDDTHRMAEANKAFSHFRF, encoded by the coding sequence ATGAGAAAGTCAAAACCAAAGAAGCGCATCCTGCTTCCCGATCCTAAGTACAAGGAGACCTTGGTAACTCGTTTCGTCAACTACATGATGTATGACGGAAAGAAGAACCTGGCCTACACCATTTTCTACGATGCCTGCGAACTGGTTGAGCAGCGCACCAAGGAAAACGGCCTGGAAATGTGGCGTAAGGCCCTGAACAACGTGATGCCGACCGTAGAAGTGAAGAGCCGCCGCGTAGGTGGTGCTACCTTCCAGGTGCCGATCGAAGTTCGCCCCGACCGTCGTATCTCGGTAGGTGCTAAGTGGATGATTCAGTACGCTCGTCGTCGTGGTGAGAAAACCATGAAGGACAAGCTGGCTGGCGAAATCATTGCCGCTGCTAAAGGTGAAGGTGCTTCCGTTAAGAAGAAGGACGACACCCACCGCATGGCTGAAGCCAACAAGGCCTTCTCGCACTTCCGCTTCTAA